The Saccharothrix variisporea genome has a segment encoding these proteins:
- a CDS encoding ScbR family autoregulator-binding transcription factor, whose protein sequence is MSPQHRALATREAILRAAAEEFDRVGYDAAPLSAILERSGVTKGAFYFHFTSKEALAAAIVQIQDDTWPRLADRWRDRAIDPLSTLVGLFDEAVSLLSRDVVLRAGVRLAADRELGYPGLASAHLRWEKVLADLLAAAGDAGQLRSGVDPEAAARMLTSAALGARLISSATSRCADYPERMREVWRFVLPGLATDEWTASVLRMFADRQVL, encoded by the coding sequence ATGTCCCCGCAGCACCGTGCGCTGGCCACCCGCGAGGCCATCCTCCGCGCTGCCGCCGAGGAGTTCGACCGCGTCGGCTACGACGCCGCGCCGCTGAGCGCCATCCTGGAGCGCAGCGGCGTCACCAAGGGCGCGTTCTACTTCCACTTCACGTCCAAGGAAGCGCTGGCGGCGGCGATCGTCCAGATCCAGGACGACACCTGGCCGCGCCTGGCCGACCGGTGGCGCGACCGTGCCATCGACCCCCTGAGCACGCTCGTCGGCCTGTTCGACGAGGCCGTGTCGCTGCTGTCGCGGGACGTCGTGCTGCGCGCCGGCGTCCGGCTCGCCGCGGACCGCGAGCTGGGCTACCCCGGCCTGGCCTCCGCGCACCTGCGCTGGGAGAAGGTCCTGGCCGACCTCCTGGCCGCCGCCGGGGACGCGGGCCAGCTGCGGTCCGGCGTGGACCCGGAGGCGGCCGCGCGGATGCTCACCTCCGCCGCCCTCGGCGCCCGGTTGATCTCCAGCGCCACCTCGCGCTGCGCCGACTACCCGGAGCGGATGCGCGAGGTGTGGCGGTTCGTCCTGCCGGGACTGGCCACCGACGAGTGGACTGCCTCCGTACTTCGGATGTTTGCCGACCGGCAAGTTTTGTGA
- a CDS encoding SCO6745 family protein, with product MSSVAERTREPLVRLGGAFMVSPELAAREQAAGLPPRTLYFRGRTAVLGDPGPGVVAALIGIFPEWLVERALVRGFPAERAVEAYLGACWDWSRTALTGADDPDRLAKLGFTAADAADSSGLALFRGWRDAPRPEDGPARLGHVLMLLRELRGGLHFAALRAVGLSVTQAVALDPGGGRGRLMRTGWLPEDAEALLASVEGRDDLAARWRDAERLTDDRFDEVLAVLSPAEREEFAEGLLALG from the coding sequence ATGAGTTCCGTCGCTGAACGAACCAGGGAACCGCTGGTCAGACTGGGCGGCGCGTTCATGGTGTCACCCGAGCTCGCCGCCCGGGAGCAGGCCGCCGGGCTGCCTCCGCGCACGCTGTACTTCCGCGGTCGGACCGCCGTCCTGGGCGACCCCGGACCCGGCGTCGTGGCGGCCCTGATCGGCATCTTCCCCGAGTGGCTGGTCGAGCGGGCGCTCGTGCGCGGCTTCCCCGCCGAGCGGGCGGTCGAGGCCTACCTCGGCGCCTGCTGGGACTGGTCGCGCACCGCGCTCACCGGGGCGGACGACCCCGACCGCCTGGCCAAGCTCGGCTTCACCGCCGCCGACGCCGCCGACTCGTCCGGGCTGGCGCTGTTCCGCGGCTGGCGGGACGCCCCGCGCCCCGAGGACGGCCCCGCCCGCCTGGGCCACGTCCTGATGCTCCTGCGCGAACTGCGCGGCGGCCTGCACTTCGCGGCGCTGCGCGCGGTCGGCCTGAGCGTCACCCAGGCCGTCGCCCTGGACCCCGGCGGTGGTCGCGGTCGGCTCATGCGCACCGGGTGGCTCCCCGAGGACGCCGAGGCGCTCCTCGCCTCCGTCGAGGGCCGGGACGACCTGGCGGCCCGGTGGCGCGACGCCGAGCGGCTGACCGACGACCGGTTCGACGAAGTGCTGGCCGTCTTGAGCCCCGCGGAGCGCGAGGAGTTCGCCGAAGGCCTCCTCGCGCTGGGCTGA
- a CDS encoding protein phosphatase 2C domain-containing protein, translating into MPEITTAERAGVGLDGLPRPTEDRIVVLDNAVVVLDGATSPTPTDRDGGWHSRALAAELTSLRGDLADELAAAIRRLADRHGLVPGDSPSSTVAMVRWTDDTVDALVLADSPVVTFGSDVDVLADHRLRDLRGKVTRITDWRNREGGFWVAEADPAAAYRAVRRTWRRDEVHTVLLATDGVSCGVDDYGLFANWREVLEITLAKGPEAVLDRIREAEASDPERTRWRRSKVHDDQALAVIRW; encoded by the coding sequence ATGCCCGAGATCACCACCGCCGAACGCGCCGGCGTCGGCCTCGACGGCCTGCCCCGCCCCACCGAGGACCGGATCGTCGTCCTGGACAACGCCGTGGTCGTCCTGGACGGCGCCACCTCGCCCACCCCGACCGACCGCGACGGCGGCTGGCACTCCCGCGCCCTGGCCGCCGAACTGACGTCCCTCCGCGGCGACCTGGCCGACGAGCTCGCCGCCGCCATCCGGCGCCTGGCCGACCGCCACGGACTCGTCCCCGGCGACTCCCCGTCCAGCACGGTCGCGATGGTCCGCTGGACCGACGACACCGTGGACGCCCTCGTCCTCGCGGACAGCCCGGTCGTCACTTTCGGGTCCGATGTGGACGTCCTCGCCGACCACCGCCTCCGGGACCTGCGCGGAAAAGTGACCCGGATCACGGACTGGCGCAACCGCGAAGGCGGGTTCTGGGTGGCCGAGGCGGACCCGGCGGCGGCGTACCGGGCGGTGCGGCGGACCTGGCGACGTGACGAGGTGCACACCGTGCTGCTGGCGACCGACGGCGTCTCGTGCGGAGTGGACGACTACGGCTTGTTCGCGAATTGGCGGGAAGTGTTGGAGATCACGCTCGCAAAAGGACCCGAAGCGGTGCTGGACCGGATCCGCGAAGCCGAGGCGAGCGATCCGGAACGCACCCGCTGGCGTCGTTCCAAAGTGCACGACGACCAAGCCCTCGCGGTCATCCGCTGGTAG
- a CDS encoding helix-turn-helix domain-containing protein: protein MTEATELASAAGDQDPRVGLRAVSALRRLLEQLEAVQVRNARNRGWSWQEIAAELGVSRQAVHKKHGGGR, encoded by the coding sequence ATGACGGAGGCGACGGAACTGGCCTCGGCGGCGGGCGACCAGGACCCGCGCGTCGGGCTCCGGGCGGTCAGCGCGTTGCGCCGGCTGCTCGAGCAGCTCGAAGCGGTCCAGGTGCGCAACGCGCGGAACCGCGGCTGGTCGTGGCAGGAGATCGCGGCCGAGCTCGGCGTGAGCCGGCAGGCCGTCCACAAGAAGCACGGGGGCGGGCGATGA
- a CDS encoding Clp protease N-terminal domain-containing protein codes for MIGERFTRDARQAVLDAVEEARRDAADAIGAEHLLLALLDTPVLASFDVPRAEVEAALRDARRKGGLSDADAEALRGLGIDVDQVVASVERSLGEGVLAGGAPKRRRFFRNHLPFAPAAKNTLVRGLAEARDLGHGTLGKEHLVLALLSGRGLAAEVLRAKGVDYTEVRKRVVSARR; via the coding sequence ATGATCGGGGAACGGTTCACCAGGGACGCCCGGCAGGCGGTGCTCGACGCGGTCGAGGAGGCCCGCCGGGACGCCGCCGACGCCATCGGGGCCGAACACCTGCTGCTCGCGCTGCTGGACACGCCCGTGCTGGCGTCCTTCGACGTGCCGCGCGCGGAGGTCGAGGCGGCGCTGCGGGACGCCCGGCGCAAGGGCGGGCTCAGCGACGCCGACGCCGAGGCGTTGCGCGGGCTCGGCATCGACGTCGACCAGGTGGTGGCGTCCGTGGAGCGGTCGCTGGGCGAGGGGGTGCTGGCCGGTGGTGCGCCCAAGCGCAGGCGGTTCTTCCGCAACCACCTGCCCTTCGCGCCGGCGGCCAAGAACACGCTCGTGCGCGGCCTGGCCGAGGCGCGCGACCTCGGCCACGGGACGCTCGGCAAGGAGCACCTGGTGCTGGCGCTGCTGTCCGGGCGGGGTCTCGCGGCCGAGGTGCTGCGGGCGAAGGGCGTGGACTACACCGAGGTGCGCAAGCGGGTCGTCAGCGCGCGGCGGTGA
- a CDS encoding YczE/YyaS/YitT family protein, with protein sequence MLAALTPVPVTVAPTRRVPQLFAGLWLYGASMALQIRATLGLDPWDVLHEGLSKRTGLSFGTITMIVGAAVLLLWIPLRQRPGVGTVSNVVLIGVSVDVTLWLVPAPSDLVVRAVFLVAGIVLNGLAAAVYIGARLGPGPRDGVTTGFCRRTGLSLRLVRTVVEVTVLAAGWLLGGTVGLGTVLYAVTIGPLTQAFLPRVTWVEPRVTAAR encoded by the coding sequence ATGCTCGCCGCACTCACCCCGGTCCCCGTCACCGTCGCTCCCACCCGCCGCGTCCCCCAGCTCTTCGCCGGCCTCTGGCTCTACGGGGCGAGCATGGCGCTCCAGATCCGCGCGACCCTCGGTCTGGACCCGTGGGACGTGCTGCACGAGGGCCTGTCCAAGCGGACCGGCCTGTCCTTCGGCACCATCACGATGATCGTCGGCGCGGCGGTGCTGCTGCTGTGGATCCCGCTGCGCCAGCGGCCCGGGGTCGGCACGGTCAGCAACGTCGTGCTGATCGGCGTCTCGGTGGACGTGACGCTGTGGCTGGTGCCCGCCCCGTCCGACCTGGTGGTGCGGGCGGTGTTCCTGGTCGCGGGCATCGTGCTCAACGGGCTGGCCGCCGCCGTCTACATCGGAGCCCGGCTCGGCCCCGGTCCGCGCGACGGCGTGACCACCGGGTTCTGCCGGCGGACCGGGTTGTCGCTGCGCCTGGTCCGGACGGTGGTCGAGGTGACCGTGCTGGCGGCCGGGTGGCTGCTGGGGGGCACGGTCGGCCTCGGCACCGTCCTTTACGCGGTCACCATCGGCCCGCTGACCCAGGCGTTCCTGCCCCGGGTCACCTGGGTCGAGCCCCGGGTCACCGCCGCGCGCTGA
- a CDS encoding PLP-dependent aminotransferase family protein — MNHDVPPGGRISGFRLARLLGEWRRRGARQGSADLAAAIRMLVLDGRLPAGTRLPAERELADALPVSRTMITAALDQLREEGLVASRRGAGSWISLPTGSLGIVPDTPLLGHSMVDFARAAPPAIPGLLAAFDAVRLRLPEQLADHGYYEHGLLDLRRAIADRYAARGLPTSPDQIIVTSGAQHALALALRLLTGPGDRVLVEQPSYPNALDAIKSVSAIPVPVAMTSTGWDLPGIAAAFRQAAPRMAYLVLDFQNPTAHRLDAEGRAELADIARRARTPLVVDETVVELDLDGDPLAGPPPMAAYAEDLVITLGSASKAFWGGLRVGWIRATPEVVHRLVSTRTALDLGSAVVEQMVLAELLADADRVLTERRALLATQRDVLMAGLREHCPQWRFRRPAGGLSVWCELDAPISTRVAVVAQNHGIRLAPGSRFGAHGGFERWLRLPYVQPADVLRESVRRLGLVAASVAGTSVPGEADATVPVA; from the coding sequence ATGAACCACGACGTCCCGCCTGGTGGACGGATTTCCGGCTTCCGATTGGCCCGCCTGCTCGGCGAGTGGCGTCGACGTGGCGCGCGCCAGGGGTCGGCGGACCTCGCGGCGGCGATCCGGATGCTCGTCCTCGACGGCCGCCTCCCCGCCGGCACCCGGCTGCCCGCCGAACGGGAACTGGCCGACGCGCTGCCGGTCAGCCGCACCATGATCACCGCGGCGCTGGACCAGCTCCGCGAGGAAGGCCTGGTCGCCAGCCGGCGCGGCGCGGGGTCGTGGATCAGCCTGCCCACCGGCTCGCTGGGCATCGTCCCGGACACCCCGCTGCTCGGGCACAGCATGGTCGACTTCGCCCGTGCCGCACCGCCCGCGATCCCGGGCCTGCTCGCCGCGTTCGACGCCGTCCGGCTGCGCCTGCCCGAGCAGCTCGCCGACCACGGCTACTACGAGCACGGCCTGCTCGACCTGCGCCGCGCGATCGCCGACCGGTACGCCGCACGCGGCCTGCCCACCTCGCCGGACCAGATCATCGTCACCAGCGGCGCGCAGCACGCCCTCGCGCTGGCGTTGCGCCTGCTCACCGGCCCCGGTGACCGGGTCCTGGTCGAGCAGCCCAGCTACCCCAACGCGCTGGACGCGATCAAGTCCGTCTCCGCGATCCCCGTGCCGGTGGCCATGACCTCGACCGGCTGGGACCTGCCGGGCATCGCCGCCGCGTTCCGCCAGGCCGCGCCGCGCATGGCGTACCTGGTGCTGGACTTCCAGAACCCGACCGCGCACCGGCTCGACGCCGAGGGCCGCGCCGAACTGGCCGACATCGCCCGCCGCGCCCGCACCCCGCTCGTGGTCGACGAGACCGTGGTGGAACTGGACCTCGACGGCGACCCGCTGGCCGGTCCACCGCCGATGGCCGCCTACGCCGAGGACCTGGTGATCACGCTCGGGTCGGCCAGCAAGGCGTTCTGGGGCGGTCTGCGGGTCGGCTGGATCCGGGCCACCCCGGAGGTCGTGCACCGGCTCGTGTCCACCCGCACGGCACTGGACCTCGGGTCCGCCGTGGTCGAGCAGATGGTGCTGGCCGAACTGCTCGCCGACGCGGACCGCGTGCTGACCGAGCGCCGGGCGCTGCTGGCCACCCAGCGGGACGTGCTGATGGCGGGCCTGCGCGAGCACTGCCCGCAGTGGCGGTTCCGGCGGCCGGCGGGCGGGCTCAGCGTGTGGTGCGAGCTCGACGCCCCGATCAGCACGCGGGTCGCGGTGGTGGCGCAGAACCACGGCATCCGGCTCGCCCCCGGTTCCCGGTTCGGCGCGCACGGCGGGTTCGAGCGGTGGCTGCGGCTGCCGTACGTGCAGCCGGCCGACGTGCTGCGGGAGTCCGTGCGCCGCCTGGGCCTGGTGGCCGCGTCGGTGGCGGGGACGAGCGTGCCCGGCGAGGCCGACGCCACCGTGCCCGTGGCCTGA
- a CDS encoding RNA polymerase sigma factor has protein sequence MCDLSNAALLASARLGDHAAWHELVRRHLRLVWAVARSFRLTRDDAADVAQATWLVLAENLTTIRHPERLTAWLVTTARRESLAVLRTRSREEPADLRPPDTAPSPEDTAEAADTGTRLWHAYRTLPARCRRLLHLIAHAPDLTYPELAQATGIPANSLGPTRHRCLAVLRRRLTAEAVR, from the coding sequence ATGTGCGATCTGTCCAACGCCGCATTGCTGGCCTCGGCCCGCCTCGGCGACCACGCGGCCTGGCACGAACTGGTCCGCCGCCACCTGCGCCTGGTGTGGGCCGTGGCCCGGTCGTTCCGCCTGACCCGCGACGACGCCGCCGACGTCGCCCAGGCCACCTGGCTGGTCCTGGCGGAGAACCTGACCACGATCCGCCACCCCGAGCGCCTCACCGCGTGGCTGGTCACCACCGCCCGCCGGGAGAGCCTGGCCGTCCTGCGCACGAGGTCCCGCGAGGAACCCGCCGACCTGCGCCCGCCGGACACGGCACCGAGCCCCGAGGACACCGCCGAGGCCGCCGACACCGGCACCCGCCTGTGGCACGCCTACCGGACCCTCCCCGCCCGCTGCCGCCGACTGCTGCACCTGATCGCCCACGCGCCGGACCTGACCTACCCCGAACTCGCGCAGGCCACGGGCATCCCGGCGAACAGCCTGGGCCCCACCCGGCACCGCTGCCTGGCCGTCCTGCGCCGCCGCCTCACCGCGGAGGCCGTCCGATGA
- a CDS encoding FtsX-like permease family protein: MRWVADLVLGVRLAVGGSRTSWARLALTAAGVGLGVVVLLLAASVGPAREAKSERVRAAAPVAAGDGAGLRARDVVVSWQGRRIVGVEVAASRADAPTPPGVGRLPQPGEVVVSPELLDLIRTDDSVRARFPERVIGVIADAGLPRPKSLLFYAGLRNTEGAAPVAGFGGDGPRATLLPAYRLLVLGAIGALLVPLAIFVLVATRLGATGRDRRLAAIRLVGASRAQVRRIACGETLTGAVLGLLVGVALFFAARPLARFIEVEGVGFFPTDLLPDPLLGALIAVGVPVVAVASALVALRTVDIGPLGLHRAAPTPARRAWWRFTLLGAGAVVLVVVSVVGSFEEVLADSATAAGLGAGIVLVLAGTGAVLPWLVGRVVRGLHPEAVAPMLAVRGLRFDAATPRVLAGVVVVLTGSLTLQVLLGVAARVTAATELESRAEPDRWVLDVAEHTPVRSLEEAIALVGGVRRVSEVRTLAPRGELAVRVVGTDCAELADRLGVTDCAPGAAYRTAGTTGIPAPGTRLTVGDRTWVVPPHREVPGTAPGLFVASGADPVLDAVPPDELVVVGPPDRAFGDSLLAATGRVDRAVVLLATARAGQVELFTSLRSGVIGGSVLLTLLAVVGLAAAAVDQVWERRRHTAVLAANGVPHRTLAAAALWQAAIPTALGIALALPVGLGAAWLVVPAVLFRVGWVELATTVAGAVAVVVVVSLCTLPALRHAIRPTSLRTE; this comes from the coding sequence GTGAGGTGGGTCGCCGACCTGGTCCTCGGGGTCCGACTGGCTGTCGGGGGCAGCCGGACCTCGTGGGCCAGGTTGGCGCTCACGGCCGCCGGGGTGGGGCTGGGCGTGGTCGTGCTGCTGCTCGCGGCCTCGGTCGGGCCGGCCCGGGAGGCCAAGTCCGAGCGGGTGCGCGCGGCGGCCCCGGTCGCCGCCGGGGACGGGGCTGGGCTGCGGGCGCGGGACGTCGTCGTGTCGTGGCAGGGGCGGCGGATCGTCGGCGTCGAGGTGGCCGCCTCCCGGGCCGACGCGCCCACCCCGCCCGGCGTGGGCCGACTGCCGCAGCCCGGCGAGGTCGTGGTGTCACCGGAGCTGCTGGACCTGATCCGGACCGACGACTCGGTGCGGGCGCGCTTCCCCGAACGGGTGATCGGGGTGATCGCCGACGCGGGTCTGCCGCGCCCGAAGTCGCTGTTGTTCTACGCGGGCCTGCGCAACACCGAGGGGGCCGCGCCGGTGGCCGGGTTCGGCGGCGACGGGCCGAGGGCGACGCTGCTGCCCGCCTACCGGCTGCTGGTGCTCGGGGCGATCGGGGCGCTGCTGGTCCCGCTGGCCATCTTCGTGCTGGTCGCCACCCGCCTGGGCGCGACCGGCCGCGACCGGCGGCTGGCGGCGATCCGGCTGGTCGGCGCGAGTCGGGCGCAGGTGCGGCGCATCGCCTGCGGCGAGACGCTGACCGGGGCCGTGCTGGGGCTGCTGGTCGGGGTGGCGTTGTTCTTCGCGGCCCGGCCGCTGGCCCGGTTCATCGAGGTCGAGGGGGTCGGGTTCTTCCCCACGGACCTGCTGCCCGACCCGCTGCTCGGCGCGCTCATCGCGGTCGGGGTGCCGGTGGTCGCGGTGGCGTCGGCGCTGGTCGCGCTGCGGACGGTGGACATCGGGCCGCTGGGCCTGCACCGGGCCGCGCCCACGCCCGCCCGCCGCGCCTGGTGGCGGTTCACGCTGCTGGGCGCGGGTGCGGTGGTGCTGGTGGTGGTGTCGGTGGTCGGGTCGTTCGAGGAGGTCCTGGCCGACTCGGCGACGGCGGCCGGCCTGGGCGCGGGGATCGTGCTGGTGCTCGCGGGGACCGGGGCGGTGCTGCCGTGGCTGGTCGGGCGGGTCGTGCGCGGCCTGCACCCGGAGGCCGTCGCGCCGATGCTGGCCGTGCGCGGTCTGCGGTTCGACGCGGCCACCCCGCGCGTCCTGGCCGGGGTCGTCGTGGTGCTCACCGGGTCGCTGACGCTCCAGGTCCTGCTCGGCGTCGCCGCGCGGGTCACCGCCGCCACCGAGCTCGAGTCCCGCGCCGAGCCCGACCGGTGGGTCCTGGACGTCGCCGAGCACACCCCGGTCCGGTCGCTGGAGGAGGCGATCGCGCTGGTCGGCGGCGTGCGGCGGGTCAGCGAGGTGCGCACCCTCGCACCGCGCGGCGAACTGGCCGTGCGGGTGGTCGGCACCGACTGCGCGGAACTCGCCGACCGCCTCGGGGTCACCGACTGCGCTCCCGGGGCCGCCTACCGCACGGCCGGCACCACGGGCATCCCCGCGCCCGGCACGCGCCTGACCGTCGGCGACCGGACGTGGGTCGTCCCGCCGCACCGCGAGGTGCCCGGCACGGCGCCGGGGTTGTTCGTCGCGAGCGGCGCGGACCCGGTGCTGGACGCCGTGCCGCCCGACGAACTGGTCGTGGTCGGGCCGCCGGACCGGGCGTTCGGGGACAGCCTGCTCGCCGCGACCGGCCGCGTGGACCGTGCGGTGGTGCTGCTGGCGACCGCGCGGGCGGGCCAGGTGGAGCTGTTCACGTCGTTGCGCAGCGGGGTGATCGGCGGGTCGGTGCTGCTGACCCTGCTGGCCGTGGTGGGCCTGGCGGCGGCGGCCGTCGACCAGGTGTGGGAACGCCGGCGGCACACCGCGGTCCTCGCGGCGAACGGGGTCCCGCACCGCACGCTGGCCGCCGCCGCGCTGTGGCAAGCGGCGATCCCGACCGCGCTGGGCATCGCCCTGGCGCTCCCGGTCGGCCTGGGCGCGGCGTGGCTGGTCGTGCCCGCGGTCCTGTTCCGCGTCGGCTGGGTCGAACTGGCGACCACGGTCGCCGGCGCGGTGGCGGTCGTGGTGGTCGTGTCGCTGTGCACGCTGCCGGCCCTGCGCCACGCGATCCGGCCGACGAGCCTCAGGACCGAGTGA
- a CDS encoding FtsX-like permease family protein yields MTVVRQWAADLLLGVRLALGGGRTSWVRLALIGAGIGIGVAVLLGASSVPSMLQARAERGAAGMAVLGKAEPGKDVLYDRRWSTEFRGKGIGGRFVAATGPGAPVPPGLSRVPGDGEVFLSPALARLLDSPEGELLRERFPQRRAGLIGQVGLNAPHDLEFIAGDDSVRQVPGKPVVAFGGAERERELDPILSLLIMVGVVALLFPVLVFVGISTRLAGAERDRRLAALRLVGAGARRVRRIAAGEALLGAFTGLAVGAVLFLVGRLFVENVQLVGISVFVGDVTPAPALAALIAVLVPVLAVVTAMIAMRRTVIEPLGVVRRAKPVRRVLWWRTIPVVVGAAALLTQAGALSGPDARTNTTALIGGILLLLLGIPLLLPWVVERAVGRLRGGAPSWQLAIRRLQLESGTAARVVGGVAVVLAGAIALQSVLASAESKIVDAPARPGDPTRLVVNLDRSTPEISATVTGLLERAVGVERVHPMWTLPYKSAEDDYRGALVASCEALATQASLPGCKDGDAFYSITDERHDNSIADREKPGTRVTLADGYGEDQRIGPQWTIPAYTRVRPPAGLENEAIPGLLLTPGALKGVDFPLSHLTVLVKIDPDQPDIAEHVRNAVSPLTWRTYSYYFGASDVSERIEQFQSIRQGLLAGSLVTLLLAGASLLVLALEQVRERRRPLAVLAASGVPRAALGRSLLWQNAVPLVLALVVSVAIGCGLAVLLLRVVSQPIVLDWAGIAILGAAAAALVAAVTALTLPSLRRATGALGLRAE; encoded by the coding sequence ATGACGGTCGTGCGGCAGTGGGCGGCGGACCTGCTGCTGGGCGTCCGGCTGGCGCTGGGCGGCGGGCGCACGTCGTGGGTGCGGCTGGCGCTGATCGGCGCGGGGATCGGGATCGGGGTCGCCGTGCTGCTGGGGGCGTCGTCCGTGCCGAGCATGCTCCAGGCGCGGGCCGAGCGCGGCGCGGCCGGGATGGCGGTGCTGGGGAAGGCCGAACCGGGCAAGGACGTGCTCTACGACCGGCGCTGGTCGACCGAGTTCCGCGGCAAGGGGATCGGCGGCCGGTTCGTGGCGGCCACCGGGCCGGGTGCGCCGGTGCCGCCGGGCCTGTCGAGGGTGCCCGGCGACGGCGAGGTCTTCCTGTCCCCCGCCCTGGCGCGGCTGCTCGACTCGCCGGAGGGCGAGCTGCTGCGCGAGCGGTTCCCGCAGCGGCGGGCCGGGCTGATCGGGCAGGTCGGCCTGAACGCGCCGCACGACCTGGAGTTCATCGCGGGCGACGACTCCGTGCGGCAGGTCCCGGGGAAACCGGTCGTGGCCTTCGGCGGCGCGGAGCGGGAGCGCGAGCTGGACCCGATCCTGTCGCTGCTGATCATGGTCGGCGTGGTGGCGCTGCTGTTCCCCGTGCTGGTGTTCGTGGGGATCAGCACCCGGCTCGCGGGCGCCGAGCGGGACCGCAGGCTGGCCGCGCTGCGGCTGGTGGGCGCGGGCGCGCGGCGGGTGCGGCGGATCGCCGCCGGCGAGGCGCTGCTGGGCGCGTTCACCGGCCTCGCGGTCGGCGCGGTGCTGTTCCTGGTCGGCCGGTTGTTCGTGGAGAACGTGCAGCTCGTGGGCATCAGCGTGTTCGTCGGGGACGTCACGCCGGCCCCGGCGCTCGCGGCGCTGATCGCGGTGCTGGTGCCGGTGCTGGCGGTGGTGACGGCGATGATCGCCATGCGGCGCACGGTGATCGAGCCGCTGGGCGTGGTGCGCCGCGCGAAGCCGGTGCGGCGGGTCCTCTGGTGGCGGACGATCCCGGTCGTCGTCGGCGCGGCGGCGCTGCTCACCCAGGCCGGGGCGTTGAGCGGCCCGGACGCGCGGACGAACACGACCGCCTTGATCGGCGGCATCCTGTTGCTGCTGCTGGGCATCCCGCTGCTGCTGCCGTGGGTGGTGGAGCGCGCGGTCGGCCGGTTGCGCGGCGGTGCGCCGTCGTGGCAGCTCGCCATCCGCAGGCTCCAACTCGAGAGCGGCACGGCGGCGCGGGTGGTCGGCGGTGTGGCGGTGGTGCTGGCGGGCGCGATCGCGTTGCAGTCGGTCCTGGCCAGCGCGGAGAGCAAGATCGTGGATGCGCCGGCGCGCCCGGGCGACCCCACGCGGCTCGTGGTGAACCTCGACCGGTCCACGCCCGAGATCTCCGCCACCGTGACCGGGCTGCTGGAACGGGCCGTGGGCGTCGAGCGCGTGCACCCGATGTGGACCTTGCCGTACAAGTCCGCCGAGGACGACTACCGCGGGGCGCTCGTCGCCTCCTGCGAAGCGCTGGCCACGCAGGCGTCCTTGCCCGGCTGCAAGGACGGCGACGCGTTCTACTCGATCACGGACGAGCGCCACGACAACTCGATCGCGGACCGCGAGAAGCCGGGCACCCGCGTCACCCTCGCCGACGGGTACGGCGAGGACCAGCGCATCGGTCCACAGTGGACGATCCCGGCGTACACGCGGGTCCGCCCGCCCGCCGGGTTGGAGAACGAGGCGATCCCGGGCCTGCTGCTCACGCCCGGCGCGCTCAAGGGCGTCGACTTCCCGTTGTCCCACCTGACCGTCCTGGTGAAGATCGACCCGGACCAGCCCGACATCGCCGAACACGTGCGCAACGCCGTCAGCCCGCTCACCTGGCGGACGTACTCGTACTACTTCGGCGCCTCCGACGTGAGCGAGCGCATCGAGCAGTTCCAGAGCATCCGCCAGGGCCTGCTGGCGGGTTCGCTGGTGACGTTGCTGCTGGCCGGCGCGAGCCTGCTGGTGCTGGCGCTGGAACAGGTCCGGGAACGCCGGCGGCCGCTGGCGGTCCTGGCGGCGAGCGGGGTGCCGAGGGCGGCGCTGGGTCGGTCGTTGCTGTGGCAGAACGCGGTGCCGCTGGTGCTGGCGCTGGTGGTGTCGGTCGCGATCGGTTGCGGCCTCGCGGTGCTGCTGCTGCGGGTCGTGTCCCAGCCGATCGTGCTTGACTGGGCGGGGATCGCGATCCTCGGCGCCGCCGCCGCGGCCCTGGTCGCCGCGGTGACCGCGCTGACCTTGCCGTCGCTGCGCCGGGCCACGGGTGCCCTGGGCCTGCGCGCCGAGTGA